A window from Populus trichocarpa isolate Nisqually-1 chromosome 3, P.trichocarpa_v4.1, whole genome shotgun sequence encodes these proteins:
- the LOC7471606 gene encoding pectinesterase — protein MLVAKMTQDKQSLTGISDSGKHISIFKKNKKLFLVILASLLLVTAIIAIVAGVNSHKSSKNEGTHAILKSSCSSTLYPELCYSAVATVPGATSNLASQKDVIELSINLTTKAVQHNFFTVEKLIATKKLTKREKTALHDCLEIIDETLDELHEALVDLNDYPNNKSLKKHADDLKTLLSSAITNQETCLDGFSHDEADKKVRKALLKGQIHVEKMCSNVLAMIKNMTDTDVANELKTTNRKLMQEKEGNESEWPEWMSVADRRLLQSSSVTPDVVVAADGSGNYKTVSAAVAAAPKKSSKRYIIRIKAGVYRENVDVPKDKTNIMFMGDGRKTTIITASRNVVDGSTTFNSATVAAVGQGFLARGITFQNTAGPSKHQAVALRVGSDLSAFYDCDMLAYQDTLYVHSNRQFFINCLVAGTVDFIFGNAAVVLQDCDIHARRPNSGQKNMVTAQGRTDPNQNTGIVIQKSRIGATSDLQPVKSSFPTYLGRPWKEYSRTVIMQSSITDVIQPAGWFEWSGSFALNTLYYAEYQNSGAGAGTSRRVTWKGYRVITSATEAQRFTPGNFIAGSSWLRSTTFPFSLGL, from the exons atGCTTGTAGCCAAAATGACCCAAGATAAGCAAAGCTTGACTGGAATATCAGATTCTGGCAAGCACATTTCTATcttcaagaaaaacaagaaactcTTCTTAGTTATTCTTGCTTCTTTGTTACTGGTTACCGCTATAATTGCCATTGTCGCTGGTGTAAATTCACACAAGAGCAGCAAAAATGAAGGTACTCATGCCATCCTCAAATCCTCATGCAGCTCCACTCTGTATCCTGAACTGTGCTACTCAGCTGTTGCCACTGTCCCTGGAGCCACTAGCAATTTAGCTAGCCAAAAGGATGTCATTGAACTTTCCATAAACCTCACTACCAAAGCTGTTCAACACAATTTCTTCACCGTAGAAAAGCTCATAGCCACCAAGAAACTCACCAAACGAGAAAAGACTGCTCTCCATGATTGTTTGGAGATTATTGACGAGACTCTTGATGAGTTACACGAGGCTTTGGTGGATCTAAATGACTACCCAAACAACAAATCTCTTAAAAAACATGCAGATGACCTCAAAACCCTGTTGAGCTCTGCCATAACCAACCAAGAAACATGCTTGGATGGTTTCTCTCATGATGAAGCAGATAAAAAGGTGCGCAAAGCTTTGTTGAAGGGCCAAATTCATGTTGAAAAGATGTGCAGTAATGTATTGGCAATGATCAAGAACATGACAGACACAGACGTTGCAAATGAGCTCAAGACCACAAACAGGAAGCTCATGcaggaaaaagaaggaaatgaaaGTGAGTGGCCGGAGTGGATGTCAGTAGCAGACAGGAGGCTGTTGCAATCATCATCAGTGACTCCAGATGTGGTGGTGGCGGCTGATGGAAGTGGGAATTACAAGACAGTATCAGCTGCAGTTGCTGCAGCACCAAAGAAAAGCAGCAAAAGGTACATAATTCGTATCAAGGCAGGTGTTTACAGGGAAAATGTGGATGTACCAAAGGATAAGACAAACATAATGTTTATGGGAGATGGAAGAAAAACAACTATCATTACAGCAAGTAGGAATGTGGTTGATGGTAGCACAACCTTCAACTCTGCTACTGTTG CTGCGGTGGGTCAAGGATTCCTAGCCCGAGGCATAACTTTCCAAAACACAGCTGGTCCCTCGAAGCACCAAGCCGTGGCGCTAAGGGTCGGGTCTGACCTTTCAGCGTTTTACGATTGTGACATGCTAGCCTACCAAGACACCCTCTACGTCCATTCAAATCGTCAATTTTTCATCAACTGCCTCGTAGCAGGCACGGTTGACTTCATTTTTGGCAATGCTGCGGTTGTTTTACAAGATTGTGACATCCATGCTCGCCGTCCCAACTCAGGTCAAAAGAATATGGTCACGGCCCAAGGCCGGACGGACCCTAACCAAAACACCGGCATTGTAATTCAAAAGAGCAGGATCGGCGCCACCTCTGATTTACAGCCTGTTAAGAGCAGTTTCCCGACGTATCTTGGTAGACCCTGGAAGGAGTACTCGAGGACTGTCATCATGCAATCATCCATAACAGATGTAATACAACCAGCCGGGTGGTTCGAATGGAGTGGAAGTTTTGCACTGAACACGTTATATTATGCAGAGTATCAGAACTCGGGGGCTGGTGCTGGGACCTCTAGAAGGGTAACTTGGAAAGGATACAGAGTGATTACAAGTGCAACGGAGGCTCAAAGATTTACTCCTGGCAATTTCATTGCTGGCAGTAGCTGGTTGAGGTCGACTACCTTCCCTTTCTCCCTTGGCTTGTAA